The following coding sequences lie in one Primulina huaijiensis isolate GDHJ02 chromosome 2, ASM1229523v2, whole genome shotgun sequence genomic window:
- the LOC140962633 gene encoding protein FAR1-RELATED SEQUENCE 7-like isoform X2, whose amino-acid sequence MNLEVLGNIMTVRTKLPPLANGHRNDGESKMELYVGLEFDSAEEAQEFYNTYASQLGFKIRIGQLYRSRVDGAIISRKFVCSKEGFQTNSRTGCPAFIRVQKVDSGKWVLANIKKEHNHEFEVSGELSPPQVQRKSFPTPRSSAGGASRTGIRSYENDDLSDVDVKRRRNEGMDEYVGSSCEPYKGLEFNSANEAYKFYNTFAASAGFKVRIGQLFRSKHDGSITSRRFVCSKEGRQHPSRVGCGAYMRIQRQESGRWVVDRLQKEHNHEFDSPIAPSRPVTVASKGYKEEGSSVLENLDLVETNGGLSLVKRVHESKIGSDWYNTLLEYFQSRQSEDTGFFYSVEIRDGKGMNIFWADARSRFSCAQFGDAIVFDSIYKRSNYLVPFASFVGVNHHRQPVLLGCALIADESEESFTWIFKAWLTAMSGRRPVSIIADQDTNIQRAIAQVFPGTHHRFSAWQILAKEQENLGALFSMNTEFKYEYETCIFQSQTASEFDSAWNMIMNKYNLRENAWLQEMYRMRKSWVPLYIKGTFFAGIPVDGSLKSYFGTLLTAETPLSEFVVRYEKALENCREEEKKEDFNSYNLQAILHTKDPIEEQCRSLYTVSMFKVFQKELLECFSYVGIKINVEGSINRYLVQKCGNGDERNTIAFNASNLNISCSCRMFEFEGILCRHALKVFQIMNIKELPSRYILHRWSKNAKYGILRDTDSGGGLQDLKPLMLWSLREEAQNYIEAGVASLERYKLAFEIMQEGRRNFCWQN is encoded by the coding sequence ATGAATTTGGAGGTACTGGGAAATATCATGACTGTTAGAACAAAGCTTCCACCTCTAGCTAATGGGCATCGGAATGATGGAGAATCTAAGATGGAACTTTATGTGGGGTTAGAGTTTGATTCGGCTGAAGAGGCACAAGAATTTTACAATACCTATGCTAGTCAATTGGGGTTCAAAATCAGGATAGGGCAGCTGTATAGATCCAGAGTTGATGGTGCTATCATTTCCCGGAAATTTGTGTGTTCGAAGGAGGGATTTCAGACGAACTCAAGAACTGGTTGTCCGGCTTTCATAAGAGTGCAGAAGGTAGATTCTGGGAAATGGGTCTTAGCTAATATAAAGAAGGAACACAATCATGAGTTTGAAGTCTCTGGAGAACTTTCTCCACCACAGGTACAGAGGAAGAGTTTTCCAACTCCACGATCATCTGCTGGTGGAGCTAGTAGGACAGGAATCAGATCATATGAGAATGATGATCTATCTGACGTTGATGTAAAAAGGCGCAGAAATGAAGGGATGGATGAATATGTAGGTTCCTCTTGTGAACCTTACAAAGGTCTTGAATTTAATTCTGCCAATGAAGCATACAAATTCTACAACACTTTTGCTGCTAGTGCTGGGTTCAAAGTCAGGATCGGCCAATTATTCCGCTCTAAACATGATGGATCAATTACATCTAGAAGATTTGTGTGCTCAAAGGAAGGGCGTCAGCATCCTTCAAGGGTTGGCTGTGGAGCATACATGAGAATTCAAAGACAAGAATCGGGAAGGTGGGTGGTCGATCGTCTTCAGAAAGAACACAATCATGAATTTGACAGTCCAATAGCTCCTAGTAGACCAGTGACTGTGGCATCAAAGGGATATAAAGAGGAAGGAAGCAGTGTTTTGGAAAACTTGGATTTGGTTGAAACAAATGGAGGCCTTAGCCTTGTCAAACGAGTTCATGAAAGCAAAATTGGAAGTGATTGGTATAATACGCTTCTTGAATACTTTCAATCTCGGCAATCTGAAGATACGGGGTTCTTTTACTCTGTGGAAATCCGTGATGGTAAAGGTATGAATATTTTCTGGGCTGATGCTCGATCTAGGTTTTCCTGTGCTCAGTTTGGAGATGCAATTGTGTTTGATTCAATATACAAGAGAAGTAATTATTTGGTGCCATTTGCTTCGTTTGTTGGTGTCAACCATCATCGCCAACCTGTTCTTCTTGGTTGTGCTTTAATTGCTGATGAATCCGAGGAGTCGTTTACTTGGATCTTCAAGGCTTGGCTTACAGCAATGTCGGGACGCCGCCCTGTGTCTATAATAGCCGATCAGGACACGAACATTCAACGTGCAATTGCACAAGTTTTTCCTGGGACACATCATCGATTTTCTGCCTGGCAAATTCTCGCTAAAGAGCAGGAGAATTTGGGTGCATTATTCTCCATGAATACTGAGttcaaatatgaatatgaaactTGCATTTTCCAAAGTCAGACAGCCAGTGAATTTGATTCTGCTTGGAACATGATTATGAACAAATACAATCTAAGAGAGAATGCATGGCTTCAAGAGATGTATAGAATGCGTAAAAGTTGGGTTCCCTTGTACATAAAGGGAACATTCTTTGCTGGAATCCCAGTGGATGGAAGCTTAAAGTCATATTTCGGTACACTTTTGACTGCAGAAACACCTCTGAGTGAATTTGTTGTACGGTATGAGAAAGCTCTGGAAAATTGCCGTGAAGAGGAAAAAAAGGAAGATTTCAATTCATATAATTTGCAAGCAATTCTGCACACGAAAGACCCGATAGAAGAGCAATGTAGAAGTCTTTACACGGTCTCAATGTTCAAAGTTTTTCAGAAAGAGCTTCTGGAATGCTTTAGTTATGTTGGAATAAagataaatgttgaaggatCCATTAATAGATATCTGGTGCAAAAGTGTGGAAATGGTGATGAGAGGAACACCATTGCCTTTAATGCATCAAATCTGAATATCAGTTGTAGCTGTAGAATGTTTGAGTTTGAAGGTATTCTTTGTAGGCATGCTTTGAAGGTGTTCCAAATAATGAATATAAAGGAACTGCCGTCTCGCTATATCTTGCATCGATGGAGTAAAAATGCAAAATATGGTATACTAAGAGATACTGATTCAGGAGGTGGGCTgcaagatttgaaaccattgaTGCTGTGGAGTTTAAGAGAAGAGGCCCAGAATTATATCGAAGCAGGAGTTGCATCTTTAGAAAGATACAAACTTGCCTTTGAGATCATGCAGGAGGGTAGAAGGAATTTCTGTTGGCAGAATTAG
- the LOC140962633 gene encoding protein FAR1-RELATED SEQUENCE 7-like isoform X1, with translation MNPLSGSLIQLLGYAIELDMNLEVLGNIMTVRTKLPPLANGHRNDGESKMELYVGLEFDSAEEAQEFYNTYASQLGFKIRIGQLYRSRVDGAIISRKFVCSKEGFQTNSRTGCPAFIRVQKVDSGKWVLANIKKEHNHEFEVSGELSPPQVQRKSFPTPRSSAGGASRTGIRSYENDDLSDVDVKRRRNEGMDEYVGSSCEPYKGLEFNSANEAYKFYNTFAASAGFKVRIGQLFRSKHDGSITSRRFVCSKEGRQHPSRVGCGAYMRIQRQESGRWVVDRLQKEHNHEFDSPIAPSRPVTVASKGYKEEGSSVLENLDLVETNGGLSLVKRVHESKIGSDWYNTLLEYFQSRQSEDTGFFYSVEIRDGKGMNIFWADARSRFSCAQFGDAIVFDSIYKRSNYLVPFASFVGVNHHRQPVLLGCALIADESEESFTWIFKAWLTAMSGRRPVSIIADQDTNIQRAIAQVFPGTHHRFSAWQILAKEQENLGALFSMNTEFKYEYETCIFQSQTASEFDSAWNMIMNKYNLRENAWLQEMYRMRKSWVPLYIKGTFFAGIPVDGSLKSYFGTLLTAETPLSEFVVRYEKALENCREEEKKEDFNSYNLQAILHTKDPIEEQCRSLYTVSMFKVFQKELLECFSYVGIKINVEGSINRYLVQKCGNGDERNTIAFNASNLNISCSCRMFEFEGILCRHALKVFQIMNIKELPSRYILHRWSKNAKYGILRDTDSGGGLQDLKPLMLWSLREEAQNYIEAGVASLERYKLAFEIMQEGRRNFCWQN, from the exons ATGAACCCTTTGTCCGGGAGTTTGATTCAGCTCCTTGGGTATGCAATAG AACTTGATATGAATTTGGAGGTACTGGGAAATATCATGACTGTTAGAACAAAGCTTCCACCTCTAGCTAATGGGCATCGGAATGATGGAGAATCTAAGATGGAACTTTATGTGGGGTTAGAGTTTGATTCGGCTGAAGAGGCACAAGAATTTTACAATACCTATGCTAGTCAATTGGGGTTCAAAATCAGGATAGGGCAGCTGTATAGATCCAGAGTTGATGGTGCTATCATTTCCCGGAAATTTGTGTGTTCGAAGGAGGGATTTCAGACGAACTCAAGAACTGGTTGTCCGGCTTTCATAAGAGTGCAGAAGGTAGATTCTGGGAAATGGGTCTTAGCTAATATAAAGAAGGAACACAATCATGAGTTTGAAGTCTCTGGAGAACTTTCTCCACCACAGGTACAGAGGAAGAGTTTTCCAACTCCACGATCATCTGCTGGTGGAGCTAGTAGGACAGGAATCAGATCATATGAGAATGATGATCTATCTGACGTTGATGTAAAAAGGCGCAGAAATGAAGGGATGGATGAATATGTAGGTTCCTCTTGTGAACCTTACAAAGGTCTTGAATTTAATTCTGCCAATGAAGCATACAAATTCTACAACACTTTTGCTGCTAGTGCTGGGTTCAAAGTCAGGATCGGCCAATTATTCCGCTCTAAACATGATGGATCAATTACATCTAGAAGATTTGTGTGCTCAAAGGAAGGGCGTCAGCATCCTTCAAGGGTTGGCTGTGGAGCATACATGAGAATTCAAAGACAAGAATCGGGAAGGTGGGTGGTCGATCGTCTTCAGAAAGAACACAATCATGAATTTGACAGTCCAATAGCTCCTAGTAGACCAGTGACTGTGGCATCAAAGGGATATAAAGAGGAAGGAAGCAGTGTTTTGGAAAACTTGGATTTGGTTGAAACAAATGGAGGCCTTAGCCTTGTCAAACGAGTTCATGAAAGCAAAATTGGAAGTGATTGGTATAATACGCTTCTTGAATACTTTCAATCTCGGCAATCTGAAGATACGGGGTTCTTTTACTCTGTGGAAATCCGTGATGGTAAAGGTATGAATATTTTCTGGGCTGATGCTCGATCTAGGTTTTCCTGTGCTCAGTTTGGAGATGCAATTGTGTTTGATTCAATATACAAGAGAAGTAATTATTTGGTGCCATTTGCTTCGTTTGTTGGTGTCAACCATCATCGCCAACCTGTTCTTCTTGGTTGTGCTTTAATTGCTGATGAATCCGAGGAGTCGTTTACTTGGATCTTCAAGGCTTGGCTTACAGCAATGTCGGGACGCCGCCCTGTGTCTATAATAGCCGATCAGGACACGAACATTCAACGTGCAATTGCACAAGTTTTTCCTGGGACACATCATCGATTTTCTGCCTGGCAAATTCTCGCTAAAGAGCAGGAGAATTTGGGTGCATTATTCTCCATGAATACTGAGttcaaatatgaatatgaaactTGCATTTTCCAAAGTCAGACAGCCAGTGAATTTGATTCTGCTTGGAACATGATTATGAACAAATACAATCTAAGAGAGAATGCATGGCTTCAAGAGATGTATAGAATGCGTAAAAGTTGGGTTCCCTTGTACATAAAGGGAACATTCTTTGCTGGAATCCCAGTGGATGGAAGCTTAAAGTCATATTTCGGTACACTTTTGACTGCAGAAACACCTCTGAGTGAATTTGTTGTACGGTATGAGAAAGCTCTGGAAAATTGCCGTGAAGAGGAAAAAAAGGAAGATTTCAATTCATATAATTTGCAAGCAATTCTGCACACGAAAGACCCGATAGAAGAGCAATGTAGAAGTCTTTACACGGTCTCAATGTTCAAAGTTTTTCAGAAAGAGCTTCTGGAATGCTTTAGTTATGTTGGAATAAagataaatgttgaaggatCCATTAATAGATATCTGGTGCAAAAGTGTGGAAATGGTGATGAGAGGAACACCATTGCCTTTAATGCATCAAATCTGAATATCAGTTGTAGCTGTAGAATGTTTGAGTTTGAAGGTATTCTTTGTAGGCATGCTTTGAAGGTGTTCCAAATAATGAATATAAAGGAACTGCCGTCTCGCTATATCTTGCATCGATGGAGTAAAAATGCAAAATATGGTATACTAAGAGATACTGATTCAGGAGGTGGGCTgcaagatttgaaaccattgaTGCTGTGGAGTTTAAGAGAAGAGGCCCAGAATTATATCGAAGCAGGAGTTGCATCTTTAGAAAGATACAAACTTGCCTTTGAGATCATGCAGGAGGGTAGAAGGAATTTCTGTTGGCAGAATTAG
- the LOC140962633 gene encoding protein FAR1-RELATED SEQUENCE 7-like isoform X3 has translation MTVRTKLPPLANGHRNDGESKMELYVGLEFDSAEEAQEFYNTYASQLGFKIRIGQLYRSRVDGAIISRKFVCSKEGFQTNSRTGCPAFIRVQKVDSGKWVLANIKKEHNHEFEVSGELSPPQVQRKSFPTPRSSAGGASRTGIRSYENDDLSDVDVKRRRNEGMDEYVGSSCEPYKGLEFNSANEAYKFYNTFAASAGFKVRIGQLFRSKHDGSITSRRFVCSKEGRQHPSRVGCGAYMRIQRQESGRWVVDRLQKEHNHEFDSPIAPSRPVTVASKGYKEEGSSVLENLDLVETNGGLSLVKRVHESKIGSDWYNTLLEYFQSRQSEDTGFFYSVEIRDGKGMNIFWADARSRFSCAQFGDAIVFDSIYKRSNYLVPFASFVGVNHHRQPVLLGCALIADESEESFTWIFKAWLTAMSGRRPVSIIADQDTNIQRAIAQVFPGTHHRFSAWQILAKEQENLGALFSMNTEFKYEYETCIFQSQTASEFDSAWNMIMNKYNLRENAWLQEMYRMRKSWVPLYIKGTFFAGIPVDGSLKSYFGTLLTAETPLSEFVVRYEKALENCREEEKKEDFNSYNLQAILHTKDPIEEQCRSLYTVSMFKVFQKELLECFSYVGIKINVEGSINRYLVQKCGNGDERNTIAFNASNLNISCSCRMFEFEGILCRHALKVFQIMNIKELPSRYILHRWSKNAKYGILRDTDSGGGLQDLKPLMLWSLREEAQNYIEAGVASLERYKLAFEIMQEGRRNFCWQN, from the coding sequence ATGACTGTTAGAACAAAGCTTCCACCTCTAGCTAATGGGCATCGGAATGATGGAGAATCTAAGATGGAACTTTATGTGGGGTTAGAGTTTGATTCGGCTGAAGAGGCACAAGAATTTTACAATACCTATGCTAGTCAATTGGGGTTCAAAATCAGGATAGGGCAGCTGTATAGATCCAGAGTTGATGGTGCTATCATTTCCCGGAAATTTGTGTGTTCGAAGGAGGGATTTCAGACGAACTCAAGAACTGGTTGTCCGGCTTTCATAAGAGTGCAGAAGGTAGATTCTGGGAAATGGGTCTTAGCTAATATAAAGAAGGAACACAATCATGAGTTTGAAGTCTCTGGAGAACTTTCTCCACCACAGGTACAGAGGAAGAGTTTTCCAACTCCACGATCATCTGCTGGTGGAGCTAGTAGGACAGGAATCAGATCATATGAGAATGATGATCTATCTGACGTTGATGTAAAAAGGCGCAGAAATGAAGGGATGGATGAATATGTAGGTTCCTCTTGTGAACCTTACAAAGGTCTTGAATTTAATTCTGCCAATGAAGCATACAAATTCTACAACACTTTTGCTGCTAGTGCTGGGTTCAAAGTCAGGATCGGCCAATTATTCCGCTCTAAACATGATGGATCAATTACATCTAGAAGATTTGTGTGCTCAAAGGAAGGGCGTCAGCATCCTTCAAGGGTTGGCTGTGGAGCATACATGAGAATTCAAAGACAAGAATCGGGAAGGTGGGTGGTCGATCGTCTTCAGAAAGAACACAATCATGAATTTGACAGTCCAATAGCTCCTAGTAGACCAGTGACTGTGGCATCAAAGGGATATAAAGAGGAAGGAAGCAGTGTTTTGGAAAACTTGGATTTGGTTGAAACAAATGGAGGCCTTAGCCTTGTCAAACGAGTTCATGAAAGCAAAATTGGAAGTGATTGGTATAATACGCTTCTTGAATACTTTCAATCTCGGCAATCTGAAGATACGGGGTTCTTTTACTCTGTGGAAATCCGTGATGGTAAAGGTATGAATATTTTCTGGGCTGATGCTCGATCTAGGTTTTCCTGTGCTCAGTTTGGAGATGCAATTGTGTTTGATTCAATATACAAGAGAAGTAATTATTTGGTGCCATTTGCTTCGTTTGTTGGTGTCAACCATCATCGCCAACCTGTTCTTCTTGGTTGTGCTTTAATTGCTGATGAATCCGAGGAGTCGTTTACTTGGATCTTCAAGGCTTGGCTTACAGCAATGTCGGGACGCCGCCCTGTGTCTATAATAGCCGATCAGGACACGAACATTCAACGTGCAATTGCACAAGTTTTTCCTGGGACACATCATCGATTTTCTGCCTGGCAAATTCTCGCTAAAGAGCAGGAGAATTTGGGTGCATTATTCTCCATGAATACTGAGttcaaatatgaatatgaaactTGCATTTTCCAAAGTCAGACAGCCAGTGAATTTGATTCTGCTTGGAACATGATTATGAACAAATACAATCTAAGAGAGAATGCATGGCTTCAAGAGATGTATAGAATGCGTAAAAGTTGGGTTCCCTTGTACATAAAGGGAACATTCTTTGCTGGAATCCCAGTGGATGGAAGCTTAAAGTCATATTTCGGTACACTTTTGACTGCAGAAACACCTCTGAGTGAATTTGTTGTACGGTATGAGAAAGCTCTGGAAAATTGCCGTGAAGAGGAAAAAAAGGAAGATTTCAATTCATATAATTTGCAAGCAATTCTGCACACGAAAGACCCGATAGAAGAGCAATGTAGAAGTCTTTACACGGTCTCAATGTTCAAAGTTTTTCAGAAAGAGCTTCTGGAATGCTTTAGTTATGTTGGAATAAagataaatgttgaaggatCCATTAATAGATATCTGGTGCAAAAGTGTGGAAATGGTGATGAGAGGAACACCATTGCCTTTAATGCATCAAATCTGAATATCAGTTGTAGCTGTAGAATGTTTGAGTTTGAAGGTATTCTTTGTAGGCATGCTTTGAAGGTGTTCCAAATAATGAATATAAAGGAACTGCCGTCTCGCTATATCTTGCATCGATGGAGTAAAAATGCAAAATATGGTATACTAAGAGATACTGATTCAGGAGGTGGGCTgcaagatttgaaaccattgaTGCTGTGGAGTTTAAGAGAAGAGGCCCAGAATTATATCGAAGCAGGAGTTGCATCTTTAGAAAGATACAAACTTGCCTTTGAGATCATGCAGGAGGGTAGAAGGAATTTCTGTTGGCAGAATTAG
- the LOC140962671 gene encoding serine/arginine-rich SC35-like splicing factor SCL28 gives MPRYRSRSRSPVRRSKHYGDPRDRRRERRSPAPSGLLVRNISLSARPEDLRVPFERYGPIKDVYLPKNYYTGEARGFGFVKFRYPEDAAEAKSQLNHTLIGGREIRIVFAEENRKTPQEMRRVSRASSRGSYRRRSPSRSPRRRYHSESRSPSPARRESRGHGARDDYLSPGRSRSISGSVPPGDDRDHKYHERSSRHSRSVSRSPSPRDEKKHSPSRESSSPTGNGRTGYAPASTSRSPRNSRSPASH, from the exons ATGCCGAGATACAGAAGCCGCAGTCGCAGCCCCGTGAGGCGAAGCAAGCACTACGGCGACCCACGTGACCGCCGCCGCGAACGGCGCTCGCCCGCACCCTCTGGTCTCCTTGTTCGAAACATCTCTCTCAGCGCGAG GCCGGAGGACCTCAGAGTTCCTTTTGAACGATATGGGCCGATAAAAGAtgtttatttacccaaaaattacTACACTGG GGAGGCACGTGGCTTTGGATTCGTTAAGTTCCGTTATCCTGAAGATGCAGCTGAAGCAAAGAGCCAATTGAACCACACGCTTATCGGTGGACGTGAAATAAGAATTGTTTTTGCTGAAGAGAACAGGAAGACTCCTCAAGAAATGCGTAGGGTTTCACGAGCAAG CTCTCGTGGAAGTTACCGGAGGCGGAGTCCATCACGGTCCCCCAGGCGGCGATACCACT CTGAATCACGTTCCCCTTCTCCAGCACGCCGTGAATCAAG GGGCCATGGAGCTAGGGATGATTACTTGTCACCCGGCAGATCAAGATCTATTTCTGGATCAGTTCCTCCCGGGGATGATAGAGATCACAAGTATCATGAGAGATCTTCCCGACATTCCAGATCAGTCTCTCGTTCCCCTTCTCCACGTGATGAGAAAAAACACAGCCCAAGTCGTGAATCCTCGAGTCCTACAGGAAATGGTCGGACTGGTTATGCACCAGCTAGCACATCCCGGAGTCCTAGGAACTCCAGGAGTCCAGCCAG TCACTGA
- the LOC140962666 gene encoding uncharacterized protein isoform X1, translated as MDNPKEKDGVDNAISEEKIAETPTTATSPADCLGNESRNTKANAGSINRCSDLILQIPPRTSSTSGIRSGKDLLQSPSVLNRNSSAGGFFRGLSFKKRTTTLDGERSHLLNSDAKATPESPILKNLMRNFTWKCMSLPVTPDSNLSPLITTPSSTTTFSERQRTQASTSQATVSRSLSMPGKNFVIIRSSSFAIKENLATDNDVDQITPAPVPEDQEIPEEEAVCRICLDTCDERNILKMECSCKGALQLVHEDCAIKWFSTKGNTSCEVCGKEVLNLPVIILRVPNANQRENREQSQPNSISAWQDFVVLILISTICYFFLLEQLLIPDLKTKTLIVSAPFAFTMGFTGSVFAVILAVKEYIWTYSAVEFALAALFLHIFYALLQLSPVLSILLASGLGFGLTMFFNTLFIRFLSWRRVQVAQNSNLV; from the exons ATGGATAATCCAAAAGAAAAGGATGGAGTGGATAATGCGATTTCGGAGGAAAAAATAGCAGAAACGCCCACTACAGCAACATCACCG GCCGACTGTCTTGGCAATGAATCCAGGAATACGAAGGCGAATGCAGGGTCTATCAACCGTTGTTCGGATTTAATTCTTCAAATACCTCCAAGAACTTCAAGTACATCGGGCATCAGAAGTGGCAAGGATTTGCTCCAGTCTCCAAGTGTCTTAAATCGAAATTCTTCAGCTGGAGGGTTTTTTCGTGGTTTAAGCTTTAAAAAAAGGACTACGACATTAGATGGTGAAAGAAGTCATCTTCTAAATTCAGATGCTAAGGCAACTCCTGAAAGTCCCATCTTGAAAAATCTTATGCGAAATTTTACTTGGAAGTGTATGTCCCTTCCGGTGACTCCTGATTCAAACTTGTCCCCTTTGATTACCACCCCTTCATCGACCACAACATTTAGTGAAAGACAAAGAACTCAG GCAAGCACATCTCAAGCTACTGTTTCACGATCTCTCTCTATGCCCGGGAAGAATTTTGTCATTATAAGATCTTCATCTTTTGCCATCAAAGAAAATCTTGCTACAGATAATGATGTTG atcAAATAACACCTGCGCCTGTCCCGGAGGATCAAGAGATTCCAGAAGAGGAAGCTGTCTGCCGAATCTGTCTTGATACGTGTGAtgaaagaaatatactcaagatGGAATGCAGCTGTAAAGGTGCGCTCCAACTAGTTCATGAAGATTGTGCAATCAAATGGTTTAGCACGAAAGGAAACACGTCTTGTGAGGTCTGTGGGAAAGAAGTTTTGAATTTACCTGTTATAATACTTCGAGTGCCAAATGCTAATCAGAGAGAGAATCGAGAACAGAGCCAACCAAATTCAATTAG CGCTTGGCAAGACTTTGTGGTGCTCATCTTGATTAGCACAATTTGCTATTTCTTCCTCCTTGAGCAGCTATTG ATTCCAGACTTGAAGACTAAGACACTTATAGTTTCTGCGCCATTTGCTTTCACAATGGGATTTACAGGATCTGTCTTTGCAGTTATCCTAG CTGTTAAAGAGTACATATGGACATATTCAGCTGTTGAGTTTGCACTTGCAGCCTTGTTTCTCCATATTTTCTATGCACTG CTTCAGTTATCACCAGTTTTATCAATTCTGCTAGCATCAGGACTAGGATTTGGACTGACCATGTTTTTCAACACTCTGTTTATTCGGTTCCTTTCGTGGCGGCGCGTACAAGTTGCTCAAAACAGCAATCTGGTATAA
- the LOC140962666 gene encoding uncharacterized protein isoform X2 — MSCEVKIILGRGFFFTQADCLGNESRNTKANAGSINRCSDLILQIPPRTSSTSGIRSGKDLLQSPSVLNRNSSAGGFFRGLSFKKRTTTLDGERSHLLNSDAKATPESPILKNLMRNFTWKCMSLPVTPDSNLSPLITTPSSTTTFSERQRTQASTSQATVSRSLSMPGKNFVIIRSSSFAIKENLATDNDVDQITPAPVPEDQEIPEEEAVCRICLDTCDERNILKMECSCKGALQLVHEDCAIKWFSTKGNTSCEVCGKEVLNLPVIILRVPNANQRENREQSQPNSISAWQDFVVLILISTICYFFLLEQLLIPDLKTKTLIVSAPFAFTMGFTGSVFAVILAVKEYIWTYSAVEFALAALFLHIFYALLQLSPVLSILLASGLGFGLTMFFNTLFIRFLSWRRVQVAQNSNLV; from the exons ATGTCATGTGAAGTCAAAATCATATTAGGGAGAGGTTTCTTTTTCACACAGGCCGACTGTCTTGGCAATGAATCCAGGAATACGAAGGCGAATGCAGGGTCTATCAACCGTTGTTCGGATTTAATTCTTCAAATACCTCCAAGAACTTCAAGTACATCGGGCATCAGAAGTGGCAAGGATTTGCTCCAGTCTCCAAGTGTCTTAAATCGAAATTCTTCAGCTGGAGGGTTTTTTCGTGGTTTAAGCTTTAAAAAAAGGACTACGACATTAGATGGTGAAAGAAGTCATCTTCTAAATTCAGATGCTAAGGCAACTCCTGAAAGTCCCATCTTGAAAAATCTTATGCGAAATTTTACTTGGAAGTGTATGTCCCTTCCGGTGACTCCTGATTCAAACTTGTCCCCTTTGATTACCACCCCTTCATCGACCACAACATTTAGTGAAAGACAAAGAACTCAG GCAAGCACATCTCAAGCTACTGTTTCACGATCTCTCTCTATGCCCGGGAAGAATTTTGTCATTATAAGATCTTCATCTTTTGCCATCAAAGAAAATCTTGCTACAGATAATGATGTTG atcAAATAACACCTGCGCCTGTCCCGGAGGATCAAGAGATTCCAGAAGAGGAAGCTGTCTGCCGAATCTGTCTTGATACGTGTGAtgaaagaaatatactcaagatGGAATGCAGCTGTAAAGGTGCGCTCCAACTAGTTCATGAAGATTGTGCAATCAAATGGTTTAGCACGAAAGGAAACACGTCTTGTGAGGTCTGTGGGAAAGAAGTTTTGAATTTACCTGTTATAATACTTCGAGTGCCAAATGCTAATCAGAGAGAGAATCGAGAACAGAGCCAACCAAATTCAATTAG CGCTTGGCAAGACTTTGTGGTGCTCATCTTGATTAGCACAATTTGCTATTTCTTCCTCCTTGAGCAGCTATTG ATTCCAGACTTGAAGACTAAGACACTTATAGTTTCTGCGCCATTTGCTTTCACAATGGGATTTACAGGATCTGTCTTTGCAGTTATCCTAG CTGTTAAAGAGTACATATGGACATATTCAGCTGTTGAGTTTGCACTTGCAGCCTTGTTTCTCCATATTTTCTATGCACTG CTTCAGTTATCACCAGTTTTATCAATTCTGCTAGCATCAGGACTAGGATTTGGACTGACCATGTTTTTCAACACTCTGTTTATTCGGTTCCTTTCGTGGCGGCGCGTACAAGTTGCTCAAAACAGCAATCTGGTATAA
- the LOC140962713 gene encoding acyl carrier protein 1, chloroplastic-like has protein sequence MASFAASTVNISPVSCSFKQNQVSNLRKASLSFSGKGFLNSKRPALRFRVSYAAKPETVNKVCEIVRKQLALPADRDVTGDSKFATLGADSLDTVEIVMGLEEEFGISVEEESAQSITTVQDAAHLIEKLMAKN, from the exons ATGGCGTCTTTCGCTGCTTCCACCGTTAACATCTCTCCCGTTTCTTGCTCATTCAAACAAAATCAG GTCTCAAATCTGAGGAAGGCATCACTTTCGTTCAGTGGAAAGGGCTTCCTGAATTCGAAACGTCCAGCCCTCCGTTTCCGAGTTTCCTACGCA GCCAAACCAGAAACAGTGAACAAAGTGTGTGAAATTGTGAGAAAGCAACTGGCTCTTCCTGCTGATCGTGACGTCACTGGAGACTCAAAGTTTGCAACACTTGGTGCTGATTCTCTTGACACG GTTGAGATAGTGATGGGGCTCGAGGAGGAATTCGGAATAAGCGTGGAGGAAGAAAGTGCCCAGAGTATCACCACCGTTCAAGATGCTGCACATCTCATAGAGAAACTCATGGCGAAAAACTGA